Proteins encoded in a region of the Pelmatolapia mariae isolate MD_Pm_ZW linkage group LG6, Pm_UMD_F_2, whole genome shotgun sequence genome:
- the LOC134628473 gene encoding uncharacterized protein LOC134628473, whose amino-acid sequence MLLAEAGCMFLGFILCLSGVQGKPNSICALKGSSVNLPCSHQHPTARNSWYTGHDTVSKIMFSVEETHVKYRMSAGSNFTLTINNLTERDANFYCYIKTADRSKCQQSGIHLQVTELQVKVIPATEGQTVTLMCSSSCPLTEKPAAYIWYKNREFLYEDWSPWYQELLSSEEAVTYSCAVKGYEDLRAPEVSVDSITETCFSVTYAKGRMCSSQQTSVDESCSITYPREIHVQRTPAEHRGHIRLTCNSSCFLTDPLISFVWYENRKSTVKEGKQIQVSISHPDSLSCAVKGLEDVHSADVCGGDSCWSLNYVHSRICALEGSSFNISSKYSHPDYEQIQSKCWYKVKRNAEEEVRRNLTEDADHVEYDDIMKNQHILRLKKLKRDDSAEYRFTITTENEEVIESDFPGVTLIVTELRVKMSPSAVVTEGQRVTLTCSTSCPLTDNTNYIWYLNSRPLTSRENQNKHLILDPVSRENAGSYSCAVKTNKDISSAPKTLTVQSITGTWTPAAAGVSAALLVLLLFTVFCLIRKKKPYSNFSNCCTANEIMENSTYESFSAQLAEEEPNYSEINLSKNKTETIYSTIQPFQP is encoded by the exons ATGTTGTTGGCAGAAGCTGGATGTATGTTTCTGGGTTTCATTCTGTGTCTGTCAG GTGTTCAGGGAAAACCAAACAGCATCTGTGCCTTGAAAGGTTCATCAGTGAATCTGCCCTGCTCACATCAACATCCCACTGCAAGAAATAGCTGGTACACTGGACACGATACTGTCTCCAAGATAATGTTCTCAGTAGAGGAAACACATGTAAAGTACAGGATGTCAGCAGGGAGTAATTTCACTCTAACAATCAATAATCTAACAGAGAGAGATGCAAATTTTTACTGTTACATTAAAACTGCTGACAGATCAAAGTGCCAACAAAGTGGAATTCATCTCCAAGTTACAG AGCTGCAGGTAAAGGTGATTCCTGCCACAGAGGGACAGACAGTAACACtgatgtgcagcagcagctgtcctCTGACTGAAAAGCCTGCAGCCTACATCTGGTACAAGAACAGAGAGTTTCTCTATGAGGACTGGTCTCCCTGGTACCAAGAGCTGCTCAGCAGTGAGGAAGCAGTCACATACTCCTGTGCTGTCAAAGGCTACGAGGATCTCAGAGCCCCTGAAGTCTCTGTGG aCTCCATCACAGAGACCTGCTTCAGTGTGACCTATGCTAAAGGGAGAATGTGTTCTTCTCAGCAGACATCAGTGGACGAGTCCTGCTCCATCACATATCCCAGAG AAATTCATGTCCAGAGGACTCCTGCTGAACACAGAGGTCACATCAGACTGACCTGTAACAGCAGCTGTTTTCTGACTGACCCTCTGATTTCCTTTGTGTGGTATGAGAACAGAAAGTCTACAGTGAAGGAGGGAAAACAGATTCAGGTTTCCATCTCTCATCCAGACAGTTTGTCTTGTGCTGTAAAAGGTCTTGAGGATGTGCACTCTGCTGACGTCT GTGGTGGTGATTCCTGCTGGAGTTTGAATTATGTCCACAGCAGAATCTGTGCTCTCGAAGGATCTTCATTCAACATCTCCAGTAAATACTCACATCCTGACTACGAGCAGATACAGTCTAAATGTTGGTATAAAGTCAAGAGAAATGCTGAGGAGGAAGTCAGAAGGAACCTGACTGAGGATGCAGATCATGTGGAGTATGATGACATCATGAAGAACCAACACATCCTCAGATTAAAGAAGCTGAAGAGAGATGACTCAGCAGAATACAGGTTCACAATCACAACAGAAAATGAAGAAGTGATAGAGTCTGATTTTCCTGGAGTTACTCTGATTGTCACAG AGCTGAGAGTGAAGATGAGTCCTTCTGCAGTGGTGACAGAGGGTCAGAGAGTCACACTGACCTGCAGTACCAGCTGTCCTCTGACTgacaacacaaactacatttggTACTTGAACAGTCGACCTCTGACCTCGAGAGAGAACCAGAACAAACATCTGATCCTAGACCCAGTCAGCAGGGAGAATGCAGGAAGCTACTCCTGTGCTGTGAAAACCAACAAAGATATCAGCTCTGCTCCAAAGACTCTCACTGTCCAAAGTATCACAGGAACATGGAcaccagcagctgcaggagtTTCTGCTGCTCTTCTGGTTTTATTACTTTTCACTGTCTTCTGTTTGATCAG AAAAAAGAAGCCTTACAGCAATTTTTCAAATTGCTGTACAGCAAATGAAATAATGGAGAACTCCACg TATGAAAGCTTCTCAGCTCAGCTGGCAGAGGAGGAACCTAACTACAGTGAAATCAACTTGTCCAAGAACAAAACAGAGACTATTTACTCCACTATTCAGCCATTTCAACCATAA
- the LOC134628470 gene encoding carcinoembryonic antigen-related cell adhesion molecule 21-like, which produces MCSSQQTSVDESCSITYPREIHVQRTPAEQRGQIRLTCNSSCFLTEPLISFVWYENRKTTVQEEKQILVSSSQTDSFSCAVKGLEDLRSADVCVSDDSCWSLNYVHSRICALEGSSVNISSKYSHPDYEQIQSKCWYKFKGNAEEEAEQLTEDADHVEYDDIMKNQHILRLKKLKRDDSAEYRFTITTEYEEVIESDFLGVTLIVTELRVKMSPSAVVTEGQRVTLTCSTSCPLTDNTNYIWYLNSRPLTPRENQNKHLILDPVSRENAGSYSCAVKTNKDISSAPKTLTVQSITGSRTRAPAGVSAALLVLLLFTVFCLIR; this is translated from the exons ATGTGTTCTTCTCAGCAGACATCAGTGGACGAGTCCTGCTCCATCACATATCCCAGAG AAATTCATGTCCAGAGGACTCCTGCTGAACAAAGAGGTCAAATCAGACTGACCTGTAACAGCAGCTGTTTTCTGACTGAGCCTCTGATTTCCTTTGTGTGGTATGAGAACAGAAAGACTACAGTGCAGGAGGAAAAACAGATTCTAGTTTCCAGCTCTCAAACAGACAGTTTCTCTTGTGCTGTAAAAGGTCTTGAGGATTTGCGCTCTGCTGACGTCT GTGTTAGTGATGATTCCTGCTGGAGTTTGAATTATGTCCACAGCAGAATCTGTGCTCTGGAAGGATCTTCAGTCAACATCTCCAGTAAATACTCACATCCTGACTATGAGCAGATACAGTCTAAATGTTGGTATAAATTTAAGGGAAATGCTGAGGAGGAAGCTGAACAGCTGACTGAGGATGCAGATCATGTGGAGTATGATGACATCATGAAGAACCAACACATCCTCAGATTAAAGAAGCTGAAGAGAGATGACTCAGCAGAATACAGGTTTACAATCACAACAGAATATGAAGAAGTGATAGAGTCTGATTTTCTTGGAGTTACTCTGATTGTCACAG AGCTGAGAGTGAAGATGAGTCCTTCTGCAGTGGTGACAGAGGGTCAGAGAGTCACACTGACCTGCAGTACCAGCTGTCCTCTGACTgacaacacaaactacatttggTACTTGAACAGTCGACCTCTGACCCCGAGAGAGAACCAGAACAAACATCTGATCCTAGACCCAGTCAGCAGGGAGAATGCAGGGAGCTACTCCTGTGCTGTGAAAACCAACAAAGATATCAGCTCTGCTCCAAAGACTCTCACTGTCCAAAGTATCACAGGATCACGGACACGAGCACCTGCAGGagtttctgcagctctgctggtTTTATTACTTTTCACTGTCTTCTGTTTGATCAG ATGA